TGCGAGCGCCTTCGCCGGCTATCTCGCGAACTTCGAGCGAGCGGCGGCCGGTGAGACGGGGGTGTCGGAGGCGGCGCGCCGCAACGTGCGCTCGGCGCGACACCTGGCCGAGCGGCTGCACGAGGTGCCCGTGCACCTCTTCATCGCGGGGCGCGTGCGGCGCGGCATCGACCAGGGACAGGCGCTCTACCCGTGCGCGCAGAACGTGCTCCTCGCGTGTCGCGCCGTCGGGCTCGGCGCCTCGCTCACGCAGCTCCACCGCGTGCACGGCGAGGAGATCGACCGCTACCTCGGCCTCGACCCCGAGAAGACGCCCACCGTCGCGCTGATCCCGATCGGCTGGCCGATCGGGCGCTACGGGCGGCCGCCGCGGCGCCCCGTCGACGAGTCGCTCCACTGGGAGCGATACGCACCCGCGGACGGCGACTAGCATGGAGGCGCCGTCCGGCTACGCGATCGGCGCGGCCTCCGAGGACGCCGCCGTCGCGTCCGACGAGCTCGACGCGCTCGCGGCGATCGAGCTCGCGGCGGCCGCGCTCTTCCCGGACGAGGATCTCCCGCCCGCGCACCGCGCGGACACGTTCCCGCGCGACGGGCTCGAGGCCGCGCGGCGCGAGGGGCGGCTCTTCGTGGCGCGCGAGGCGGCGACGGGCGGGCCCGTCGGGTTCGCGGTCGCGGGCGAGCTCGACGGCGACGCGCACCTGATGGAGGTCGC
This Myxococcota bacterium DNA region includes the following protein-coding sequences:
- a CDS encoding nitroreductase family protein — translated: MPTSPPDEIDVATIGEDVPLLEGLRTTRSIRRLRPDPVPRALVRKVCEAGTFAPSGGNRQPWIFVAVTEPARRAWVAERYASAFAGYLANFERAAAGETGVSEAARRNVRSARHLAERLHEVPVHLFIAGRVRRGIDQGQALYPCAQNVLLACRAVGLGASLTQLHRVHGEEIDRYLGLDPEKTPTVALIPIGWPIGRYGRPPRRPVDESLHWERYAPADGD
- a CDS encoding GNAT family N-acetyltransferase, with protein sequence MEAPSGYAIGAASEDAAVASDELDALAAIELAAAALFPDEDLPPAHRADTFPRDGLEAARREGRLFVAREAATGGPVGFAVAGELDGDAHLMEVAVAPRHGGRGVGRALVEAAVAWARGAGRERVVLTTFRHLRWNAPFYAKLGFAEIPRARQGPALRAVLAAEAASGLDPAKRVAMGLALRGGEGSA